The following proteins are encoded in a genomic region of Liolophura sinensis isolate JHLJ2023 chromosome 7, CUHK_Ljap_v2, whole genome shotgun sequence:
- the LOC135470061 gene encoding uncharacterized protein LOC135470061 — MEGNGEEVSEEKPTDQAAEAFAGGGDGAAKGNSSENRPQVSGSAGGEHYGDKQIFVEDDKVTTAKTKTEVARDESEEVQAQETVVSPSINTTVGKRGQDRTTTTDVDTLTENKKNTMKQAGDKNDSLISVEIREKMHPDEINPYDSISNIRSYPDRSSKDTTIIQKTANAGKGETKKQHDGIKPSHSQNNASPTKAPKKIKKGIFISYSPDAGFLERKFVVETVRQLKENNLAEDIWFDKDEKNTDSPCWFSLRMEAVERCRAAILVLSDSYFMCPVSVYEGKVLLDRLRSDPGCVRVYLVLFSKLENTEIPKQYDRLLSNLVDLTDPSHIKVSLAEKTSIVIGSIMESLEKFASINTPPTPTTPPDAEFTGNYKKKKICQWSVNDLQEWLFKLGIKEFYRQSLAEHMVDGFLLMSLTDHDMIHHLGIDSRVVRKKIMQQILQTLDKEHKQADNWHLRARAQRPKTDLVYLIYDPADVRLAQNMKADLRRKNVQVIHHDSLRLGKSKEEFLQINGPNIATATNVIVIKTEATTSSPFVFQEVMFADWLGKKLVTALFKNTWGTMRPSLKAVLGECPAVDFETKMYAESLDVLEHHIKPLRRVPGVVLEQAYLNKMADGLKPLEILACSKIPADIPLWSTDDDPKVFISYQWDMQDRVEEIKQTLEKYGFSCWADIQMTQRGHSSMSCRSSLSHLDTHSESLQGLIQRSMKTASLVLSCITPKYLQSDSCAKDLSLADSLNKPILPVLLRFSPTEGAPPQVRKILAKVSFMDLSNDRLFRQNLPHLVERVYKMISSEVPS; from the exons ATGGAAGGCAATGGAGAGGAAGTTTCCGAGGAAAAGCCAACTGACCAGGCGGCTGAAGCTTTTGCAGGCGGCGGTGACGGAGCGGCGAAAGGGAACTCTTCAGAAAACCGGCCGCAGGTGAGTGGCAGTGCTGGGGGCGAACACTATGGTGATAAGCAGATATTCGTGGAGGATGACAAAGTGACAACGGCGAAAACTAAAACAGAAGTTGCTAGAGACGAATCCGAGGAAGTTCAAGCCCAAGAGACAGTCGTATCACCGTCGATTAACACAACAGTGGGAAAACGAGGGCAAgatagaacaacaacaacagacgtGGAcacattgacagaaaataagaaaaacacgATGAAGCAGGCGGGTGATAAGAACGACTCTTTGATAAGTGTTGAGATACGAGAAAAAATGCATCCGGACGAAATTAACCCATACGATTCTATATCAAACATAAGGTCATATCCCGACCGAAGTTCAAAAGATACAACAATTATACAAAAAACAGCTAACGCCGGTAAGGGAGAGACAAAAAAGCAGCATGATGGCATCAAACCATCACATAGTCAAAACAATGCGTCTCCCACGAAAGCACCCAAAAAGATAAAGAAGGGAATATTTATATCGTATTCACCAGATGCTGGTTTTCTGGAGAGGAAATTTGTGGTTGAAACCGTCAGACAATTGAAAGAGAACAATTTGGCCGAGGATATATGGTTTGATAAAGATGAGAAAAATACAGACAGCCCTTGTTGGTTCTCATTGAGAATGGAAGCTGTAGAGAGATGCAGGGCAGCTATTCTGGTTCTGTCAGACAGTTACTTTATGTGTCCAGTGTCTGTGTATGAGGGAAAAGTTTTACTGGATAGACTGAGGTCTGACCCAGGATGTGTTCGAGTATATCTTGTGCTCTTTAGCAAGCTTGAAAACACAGAGATTCCAAAACAGTATGACAGATTGCTCAGTAACCTTGTTGATTTGACAGATCCAAGTCACATTAAAGTCAGCTTAGCAGAGAAAACTTCCATTGTGATTGGTTCGATCATGGAATCACTAGAGAAATTCGCCAGCATCAATACACCTCCAACCCCGACAACTCCCCCAGATGCGGAATTCACTGGCAattacaagaagaaaaaaatatgccaGTGGAGTGTGAATGATTTACAGGAGTGGCTGTTCAAGCTGGGAATTAAGGAATTTTATCGGCAGAGTTTAGCGGAGCACATGGTAGATGGTTTTCTTCTTATGTCTCTCACAGATCACGATATGATTCACCATCTTGGTATTGACAGTCGAGTGGTAAGGAAAAAGATCATGCAGCAGATTTTACAGACATTAGACAAAGAACACAAGCAGGCTGACAACTGGCATTTGAGGGCACGGGCACAACGTCCTAAGACGGACCTGGTCTATTTGATATACGATCCAGCAGATGTGAGACTGGCTCAGAACATGAAAGCAGATCTCCGGAGGAAAAATGTTCAG GTGATTCATCACGACAGTTTACGTCTGGGTAAATCTAAGGAGGAGTTCCTCCAGATCAATGGGCCGAACATTGCCACAGCCACTAATGTCATCGTCATTAAAACGGAGGCCACAACATCCTCGCCCTTTGTGTTTCAAGAGGTAATGTTTGCGGATTGGCTGGGGAAGAAACTGGTCACAGCTTTGTTCAAGAACACATGGGGTACGATGAGGCCATCACTGAAGGCAGTATTAG GAGAGTGCCCTGCTGTTGACTTTGAGACCAAGATGTATGCAGAATCTCTGGATGTGTTAGAGCACCATATCAAGCCATTGCGGCGCGTGCCAGGTGTTGTCCTGGAACAGGCCTACCTGAACAAAATGGCAGATGGCTTGAAGCCTTTAGAAATACTGGCTTGTTCTAAAA TTCCAGCAGACATACCGCTGTGGTCGACAGATGACGACCCGAAGGTGTTCATCAGCTACCAGTGGGACATGCAGGACCGTGTGGAGGAGATCAAGCAGACGCTGGAGAAGTACGGCTTCTCATGCTGGGCGGACATCCAGATGACGCAGCGTGGTCACAGCAGCATGAGTTGTCGCAGTTCCCTCTCGCACCTGGACACACACAGCGAGTCCCTGCAGGGCCTGATCCAGCGCAGCATGAAGACTGCCAGTCTGGTGCTCAGCTGCATCACTCCCAAGTACCTGCAGAGTGACAGCTGTGCCAAGGATCTGTCCCTCGCAGACAGCCTGAACAAACCCATCCTTCCAGTCCTGCTGCGCTTCTCGCCAACAGAGGGCGCTCCACCACAGGTGCGCAAAATCCTCGCCAAGGTCTCCTTTATGGATTTAAGCAATGACCGCCTGTTTAGACAAAACTTGCCACATTTAGTAGAGAGGGTTTATAAAATGATCTCCAGCGAAGTGCCTTCCTGA
- the LOC135470062 gene encoding homeobox-containing protein 1-like gives MATTNHSVEHPLFTIEQIELIRRLRSSGISKEEVIHAFDALDRLDNELRVFSRPPANQNLSHKQTTNEQVGSGTPPGQVLGTQTSQRLTDACDVPGTYDLMEETCSNLSNTSSNDLNTLLGASTNSVRSSSVQVLSEDDTEEMKEFLKKGEEAVYEEIRSFVQQQHITQMQIATGSGLSQSYVSRYLRGDYCDMSERSCKAIYNWYLVVKKKTAVSTKPNPVMFHSITGSTSQGVTIVHTCPPQESILTSTPEAFPSLPQRRERFTFRPCHLEVLERFFTEDQYPSAEKREEISTACNMAVSTEVNGRVLTEREKVHPHIVANWFANRRKELKKMARDEGVLDASTLLLSGRSRWKPAPGELPRLEPSPLSDDNERSFVVDGTDEQTLSRAVEVAAVNQAILSLTGQTPSLGIKHELLNSNSDSFIVGHNGSIDI, from the exons ATGGCAACAACCAACCACTCAGTGGAGCACCCATTGTTCACCATTGAACAGATTGAATTGATTCGGCGACTTCGAAGTAGTGGGATTTCCAAAGAAGAAGTCATCCATGCTTTTGATGCCTTAGATAGACTGGATAACGAGCTACGGGTATTCTCCAGACCTCCTGCTAATCAGAATCTGTCTCACAAGCAGACGACCAATGAGCAAGTTGGTAGTGGAACACCCCCTGGTCAAGTACTAGGCACTCAGACCAGTCAAAGATTGACTGATGCATGCGATGTGCCAGGCACTTATGACTTAATGGAAGAAACATGTTCTAACTTGTCGAACACGAGTTCGAATGACCTGAATACCTTACTAGGAGCCAGTACGAATTCAGTAAGAAGTTCAAGTGTTCAGGTTCTTTCGGAGGATGATACAGAAGAGATGAAAGAATTTCTAAA GAAAGGAGAAGAAGCTGTTTATGAAGAAATCCGAAGttttgtacaacaacaacatataacACAGATGCAAATAGCTACTGGTTCAG GCCTGAGTCAATCTTATGTGAGCCGATATTTAAGGGGAGACTACTGTGATATGTCAGAGAGAAGCTGTAAAGCCATTTACAATTGGTACCTTGTTGTCAAGAAGAAGACTGCTGTCTCCACGAAGCCTAACCCAGTCATGTTCCACTCTATCACTG GATCAACCAGCCAAGGGGTAACCATAGTTCACACGTGTCCTCCCCAAGAATCAATTCTGACATCCACACCAGAAGCATTTCCAAGCTTGCCTCAGCGACGAGAGCGCTTCACATTCAGGCCGTGTCATTTAGAGGTTCTGGAGCGATTCTTCACTGAGGACCAGTACCCCAGTGCTGAGAAGAGGGAGGAAATCTCAACAGCCTGCAACATGGCTGTCAGCACAGAGGTCAATG GAAGAGTGTTGACAGAGCGAGAAAAAGTTCACCCACATATTGTGGCCAACTGGTTTGCTAATCGCAGAAAGGAACTCAAAAAGATGGCCAGGGACG AAGGCGTATTAGATGCCTCCACCTTACTGCTGAGTGGGAGGAGTAGGTGGAAGCCCGCCCCTGGGGAGTTGCCTAGACTGGAACCCTCCCCTTTGTCAGATGACAACGAGAGATCCTTTGTAGTGGATGGAACAGATGAGCAGACTCTTTCCAGGGCAGTTGAAGTGGCAGCTGTCAATCAAGCCATCCTATCACTGACAGGACAAACACCATCTCTTGGAATTAAACATGAACTTTTGAACAGCAACTCTGACTCATTTATAGTTGGTCACAATGGGTCCATAGACATATAA